The Arctopsyche grandis isolate Sample6627 chromosome 5, ASM5162203v2, whole genome shotgun sequence genome includes a window with the following:
- the LOC143912302 gene encoding octopamine receptor-like, which translates to MEIYLDIDCNNTAINDSILNYTASCNSTSTVTQLEIISLTISRLFMIIFLSAVIVSTITGNTLVVLAVFTTKKLRSITNFFVTNLAVADFLVGLFVMPPAVTSLITGSWQLGERVCDVWITLDVLLCTASILSLCAISIDRYLAVTQPLRYSRQKRSKKLAGVMIFAVWVISLAITCPPILGWSSKQEADCHYNQSPGYVIFSAMGSFFIPMMIMVFVYFKISSVVSRRHRQLSSEVIRKPKVC; encoded by the exons ATGGAAATCTACTTGGATATAGACTGTAATAACACGGCGATAAAcgattcgatattgaactataCAGCATCATGCAACTCTACCAGTACCGTGACTCAATTGGAAATCATATCGTTGACGATATCAAGGTTGTTTATGATCATCTTTCTATCTGCTGTCATTGTCAGCACTATCACGGGAAATACATTGGTGGTTCTGGCAGTTTTCACGACAAAAAAATTGAGATCTATTACTAATTTTTTCGTCACGAATTTGGCTGTCGCCGATTTTCTTGTAGGATTATTCGTAATGCCACCTGCGGTAACATCCCTAATCACAG gaTCGTGGCAACTTGGCGAAAGAGTCTGCGATGTTTGGATAACGTTGGACGTGTTGTTATGTACAGCATCCATTTTATCTTTATGTGCAATAAGCATCGACCGATATTTAGCAGTGACCCAACCATTACGCTATTCCCGACAAAAAAGGTCTAAGAAGCTTGCTGGCGTGATGATATTTGCAGTTTGGGTAATTTCATTGGCAATAACATGCCCCCCGATTTTAGGCTG GTCTAGCAAACAGGAAGCGGACTGCCACTATAATCAAAGCCCGGGTTATGTGATTTTCTCAGCCATGGGATCATTTTTTATACCTATGATGATAATGGTATTTGTATACTTTAAAA